The Pecten maximus chromosome 12, xPecMax1.1, whole genome shotgun sequence genome includes a region encoding these proteins:
- the LOC117339910 gene encoding uncharacterized protein LOC117339910, protein MADFRRMFDVFQQYMSGFLSDGNNPAPNATSSNDVLGDSLDAFVSQNEVHSPVEDMQDADLVMELNEYFANEDKCGPNISDGLASAVSNGFRIKIPKEKRKALLDLNKWPGNCNSLKTPRVNKAVWQSMTRSARDTDVGMQILQSTACSVTYPLLGLIDQLNICRKENRPIFGGEITSCIKWLCIHSNWYIFDSQTSGGYSATFTPILQRTMQ, encoded by the exons ATGGCGGACTTCCGTCGTATGTTTGACGTTTTTCAACAGTACATGTCAGGGTTCTTATCAGATGGGAATAACCCTGCTCCTAATGCAACGAGTTCCAATGACGTTCTTGGGGACAGTCTGGACGCCTTTGTCAGCCAGAATGAGGTGCATAGTCCTGTTGAGGACATGCAAGATGCCGATCTTGTAATGGAATTAAACGAATACTTCGCAAACGAGGACAAGTGTGGTCCTAACATTTCGGACGGCCTCGCCAGTGCTGTAAGCAATGGTTTTCGTATTAAAATACCAAAGGAAAAAAGGAAAGCCCTTCTTGACCTCAACAAATGGCCGGGGAATTGTAACTCACTTAAAACGCCCCGGGTAAACAAAGCCGTGTGGCAGAGCATGACTCGGAGCGCAAGAGATACAGATGTCGGTATGCAGATTTTGCAGAGCACTGCATGTTCTGTTACATACCCTCTACTGGGTTTGATCGACCAGTTAAATATTTGCAGAAAGGAGAACCGTCCGATTTTTGGTGGAGAAATTACGTCATGCATTAAATGGCTATGTATTCATTCAAATTGGTACATATTTGACAGTCAGACGTCGGGAGGCTATTCAGCAACATTTACACCCATCTTACAAAGAACTATGCAG TGA